One genomic window of Etheostoma spectabile isolate EspeVRDwgs_2016 chromosome 5, UIUC_Espe_1.0, whole genome shotgun sequence includes the following:
- the mamdc2a gene encoding LOW QUALITY PROTEIN: MAM domain-containing protein 2a (The sequence of the model RefSeq protein was modified relative to this genomic sequence to represent the inferred CDS: inserted 1 base in 1 codon), with protein MSSGRLSLHVLLLCGLVRAQQQLLPGSCNFELGTCGYTSDPEYGSWSMNEEGHLITVDSAFLKEQEQEQAVLVSPTLELQDWNCVRLVYQITGQGSLQLHLRPDGDNFDYRLWSANKASDSWLIASVDLPNTTIPYQVLLEGRPGPDSGNNVAIFEIHIVPGFCIECNFEEHHLCGYSNSWNPNVNWYVGGSVARESNLLLNHTTNNQRGHYMYVDSMYAKHFQEVAKLTSPMTTAPMAGCLSFYYHRDQERGNIFSVFTRDQLGHYEEIWKPEVYATAGWTQVSVDIKAPHPLEVVFEVAXNSARGGYVAIDDISFSPEFCHTDTEPTFDPSIASCDFENGLCLYYQETTESKVWSRVTVKPNAYRIGDHTTGAGCFLLANTRFTARPGYVGRLHGPFLPGNHKYCVRFYYMLHGFRKVDNALVLYIYDENNVAQEKVWSLADTSSAVWTEVEITYMKPMLSKLVFVSICKNFWECGLTAIDDITVSLGDCQITAGPLPGRCNFESGVCGYIQDKKEDKADWLRVRGHTPTSYTGPTGDHTTGVGYFMYIEASLMRPGHKARLLTSDLRGASSPQCLIFYYHMHGSGTGILNVLLRRSNREQDALLWRRRGEQSVSWMRAMVDYHCDVRHQIIFEAIRGPSLRSDIAIDDIHFKRGPCEDPGDITPYSGFSEYFNEIEN; from the exons GGCATTTGATAACAGTGGACTCGGCCTTCTTAAAGgagcaggagcaggagcaggCGGTTCTGGTCAGTCCAACCCTGGAACTGCAGGACTGGAACTGTGTGAGGCTGGTGTACCAGATCACTGGACAGGGTTCCCTGCAGCTCCACCTCAGACCCGACGGAGACAACTTTGACTACCGACTGTGGAGCGCCAACAAAGCCTCTGACAGCTGGCTCATTGCTAGTGTGGACCTGCCAAACACTACCATCCCCTACCAG GTTTTGTTGGAAGGTCGACCTGGACCGGACTCAGGGAACAACGTGGCCATCTTTGAAATTCACATTGTTCCTGGTTTCTGTATAG AGTGTAACTTTGAGGAGCATCACCTGTGTGGCTACAGTAACAGCTGGAACCCAAACGTCAACTGGTACGTCGGGGGGAGTGTGGCCAGAGAGTCCAACCTGCTGCTAAACCACACCACCAACAACCAgagag GCCACTACATGTATGTGGACTCGATGTACGCCAAGCACTTCCAGGAAGTAGCCAAGCTGACCTCGCCCATGACCACGGCGCCCATGGCCGGCTGCCTGTCCTTCTACTACCACAGAGACCAGGAGAGGGGAAACATCTTCTCAGTGTTCACCAGAGACCAGCTGGGCCACTACGAGGAGATCTGGAAGCCAGAGGTGTACGCTACCGCCGGCTGGACTCAGGTCAGCGTGGACATCAAGGCCCCGCACCCCCTGGAG GTGGTGTTTGAGGTGG TTAACAGTGCCAGAGGTGGATACGTGGCCATAGATGACATCTCCTTTTCTCCTGAATTCTGCCACACTGACACAG AGCCGACCTTTGACCCCTCTATCGCCAGCTGTGACTTTGAGAACGGGCTGTGCCTGTACTACCAGGAAACGACGGAGAGTAAGGTGTGGAGCAGAGTCACAGTCAAACCCAACGCCTACAGGATAGGAGACCATACCACCGGAGCAG GCTGCTTCCTCCTGGCCAACACACGTTTCACCGCGAGGCCCGGCTATGTGGGTCGGCTTCACGGTCCCTTCCTACCAGGGAACCACAAATACTGCGTGAGGTTCTACTACATGCTTCATGGATTTCGGAAAGTGGACAACGCTCTGGTTCTTTACATTTATGATGAGAACAATGTGGCCCAGGAGAAGGTGTGGAGCCTGGCGGACACGTCCTCGGCTGTGTGGACTGAGGTGGAGATCACCTACATGAAGCCCATGCTTTCCAAG CTAGTGTTTGTCAGCATATGTAAGAACTTCTGGGAATGTGGCCTGACAGCCATTGATGACATCACTGTCAGCCTGGGGGACTGTCAAATCACAGCAG GCCCCCTCCCAGGCCGGTGTAACTTTGAGAGCGGAGTCTGTGGCTACATCCAGGATAAGAAAGAAGACAAAGCCGACTGGCTGCGAGTCCGAGGACACACTCCCACCTCCTATACAGGGCCCACAGGAGACCACACTACTGGGGTGG gtTACTTCATGTACATTGAGGCGTCTCTCATGCGTCCCGGACACAAGGCTCGGCTGCTGACCTCAGACCTGCGGGGCGCCTCGTCCCCCCAGTGTTTGATCTTCTACTACCACATGCACGGATCTGGCACCGGCATACTCAACGTGCTCCTGCGCCGTAGCAACAGAGAGCAGGACGCGTTGCTATGGAGACGCCGCGGAGAGCAGAGTGTCAGCTGGATGAGGGCGATGGTGGACTACCACTGTGATGTCAGACACCAG ATTATATTCGAAGCCATCCGAGGCCCATCACTACGAAGTGATATTGCAATTGATGACATCCATTTTAAAAGGGGACCATGTGAAG ATCCTGGTGACATCACTCCATACTCAGGCTTCTCGGAGTATTTTAATGAGATTGAGAACTGA